The genomic DNA TCGCCTTCGGTAGGACCACCTCCGGCACCGACCAGACCCACCACGGTCTGCCGCAGTTTTGAGAAATCGGTTCCCAGGTCGATCTCGTTTAATCGCATTCGTATCAGTCCGCCACTGGAGTCGGATTCCATTCGGACCTTCAGAGGGATGTTCAGGTCATCGCTTTGCGATTGCTTGTTCTGCGATGCCAGCGGCATCTTGATATTGAAGTCACCTTCTTGTTCGACGATCTTGAAGGTCATGATAA from Rosistilla carotiformis includes the following:
- a CDS encoding ExbD/TolR family protein, translating into MKIRNRAEGIKNELQMTSMIDIVFLLLVFFIMTFKIVEQEGDFNIKMPLASQNKQSQSDDLNIPLKVRMESDSSGGLIRMRLNEIDLGTDFSKLRQTVVGLVGAGGGPTEGEDGQEVEIDADYNLRYEYTIQAITMVTGEKRGKETIKLIDKIKFAPTRRPQ